In Bernardetia litoralis DSM 6794, the genomic window TATTTATAGTTTTTAAACTCCATTTTGGTTTTAACTACAAAACAAGATTAAATAATGCCACAAATTTATCACTCCAATGCTCAGACGAATCAAAATATTCGTCTTCAAATTCAAAACTCTACTCAAACGAATGCTACTTTAGCAGAACGTTTTGGAACTTCATCAACTACTATTTCTAAATGGAAAAATAGAACATTTAGTAATGATAAATCATCTGCTCCCAAAATGATTGCTTACGCTTTGAGTGAAGTAGAAAAAGAGCTTATCAAAAAGATACGAATTTCTACTTGGATGTCTTTAGAAGAAGTGACTGAGTGCATACAACAAGTCAATTCTACTATTTCTAGAAGCTCGGTTTACTGTTGTTTTGTCAAAGAAAATATCAATACTATACCTACTAAAAAAAACAGGAAGCTAAGAAATTTAAAGCCTATCATGCTGGTTATTTGCATATTGACGTTACTTATTTGCCCAAATTAGAGAGAAAGACAGCGTATTTATTTGTTGCTATCAACAGAGCTACACGACTTTTATTTTATAAAATATACGACCAAAAAATAGCCGAAAATACAGAGCTATTTATGGACAAATGTATAGTTTTTTTTCCTTTTCAAATCAGTCATATATTAACTGATAATGGTCTTGAATTATGAATCGTCTAATTAATTCGTTCAAAAAAAAGAACTCTTTGTCAAAAACCTTCTAAAATGGACGAAAAATGCAAAGAAAACAATATAAAACACCGTTTGACTAAACCAAATACACCACAAACCAATGGAATGGTGGAACGTGTAAATGGAATTATAAAACAGCAAACAATACTAAAAGAAAAATACAAAAATAGAGAGGACATGGCTCACTAAAAAAAGAATTAAATGTAAAAACACCTATACAAGCTATTTACAAATGATTTGAAATTGAACC contains:
- a CDS encoding integrase core domain-containing protein — translated: MDEKCKENNIKHRLTKPNTPQTNGMVERVNGIIKQQTILKEKYKNREDMAH